The following coding sequences lie in one Treponema socranskii subsp. buccale genomic window:
- a CDS encoding GntR family transcriptional regulator, with product MNIAGTAKKNDGILTQLASLILKNKIQSGTEITQNELAQSLGVSRIPVREALLILEYTGLIEKLPNQHVRIAAIDASYFEEIFELALEIELNILYKNCRDFIFSDELSFHKNVIRLSANAFIRKTLNSVLEIFISFALTDPLRSCAIDDLKKIIAEIKSGEKDNAKAMFAFYFNGLAASAWHIRNNRHDRRS from the coding sequence GTGAACATAGCGGGAACAGCAAAAAAAAACGATGGCATTCTGACGCAGCTTGCATCGTTGATTTTAAAGAATAAAATCCAAAGCGGAACGGAGATCACCCAAAACGAACTCGCGCAAAGTCTCGGCGTTTCCAGAATTCCTGTACGGGAAGCTCTTTTGATATTGGAATATACCGGGCTCATAGAAAAACTCCCAAATCAGCATGTACGCATTGCGGCAATCGACGCATCGTATTTTGAAGAAATCTTTGAACTCGCTTTGGAAATCGAACTGAATATCTTATATAAAAACTGCAGGGATTTTATCTTTTCCGATGAATTATCTTTTCATAAAAACGTCATTCGGCTTTCCGCAAATGCGTTTATAAGAAAAACGTTAAACTCCGTCCTGGAAATTTTTATTTCCTTTGCACTTACCGATCCTCTCCGTTCGTGCGCAATCGACGATTTGAAAAAAATAATTGCGGAAATCAAATCGGGGGAAAAAGATAACGCAAAAGCCATGTTCGCGTTCTATTTTAACGGACTTGCAGCGTCTGCATGGCATATCAGGAACAACCGACATGATAGAAGGTCTTAA
- a CDS encoding citrate/2-methylcitrate synthase: MAKEQIQNAFLKKLSVLAQRNDPIPPALYTKYDVKRGLRYANGTGVLVGLTRIGDVVGYDMVNGEKVPIPGKLFYRGYDVASLVKDAERTKQFGYEECVYLLLFGALPTQKQLDEFTQFLGLRRTLPQNFTEDMIMKAPSSDIMNKMARGVLASYSYDPDPEGREIANVLRQCIELISRFSTLAAYAYQAKRRFYDDKSMYIHNPLPELSTAENFLRLIRPDKTYSRLEAEILDLALILHAEHGGGNNSSLTVHVVSSADTDTYSAIAAAIGSLKGRRHGGANIRVMEMMDDIKSHVKDWTSEKQVRDYLIKIAKREAFDGTGLIYGMGHAVYTIDDPRAVLLRERAAKLAKEKKCEAEFRLYNLIAKVSPDVLAEVHGADKRICPNVDFYSGFVYSMLNIPRELYTPIFAISRIAGWSAHRIEEIVAGGRIYRPAYKNVCDVRDYIPIEKRVK; this comes from the coding sequence ATGGCGAAAGAACAAATTCAAAACGCATTTTTAAAAAAACTTTCGGTACTTGCCCAACGCAACGATCCGATTCCTCCCGCTTTATACACGAAGTACGACGTAAAGCGCGGGCTGCGTTATGCAAACGGGACGGGCGTGCTCGTCGGGCTTACGCGCATCGGAGATGTCGTCGGTTACGATATGGTAAACGGCGAAAAGGTGCCGATTCCCGGCAAGCTCTTTTACCGAGGTTACGATGTCGCTTCCCTTGTAAAAGATGCCGAACGTACAAAGCAGTTCGGCTACGAAGAGTGTGTCTACCTTTTGCTTTTCGGAGCGCTTCCGACGCAAAAGCAGCTCGATGAATTTACGCAGTTTTTGGGACTCCGCCGTACGCTTCCGCAGAACTTTACGGAAGATATGATTATGAAAGCGCCGTCGAGCGATATCATGAACAAGATGGCGCGCGGCGTACTCGCAAGCTATTCGTACGATCCCGATCCTGAAGGACGGGAGATCGCAAACGTGCTCCGTCAGTGCATCGAACTCATATCGCGCTTTTCGACGCTCGCCGCCTACGCATATCAGGCGAAGCGGCGTTTTTACGACGACAAAAGCATGTATATTCACAATCCGCTGCCCGAACTTTCGACTGCGGAAAACTTTTTGCGTCTCATCCGCCCTGATAAAACCTATTCCCGCCTTGAAGCGGAAATCCTCGACCTCGCCCTCATTTTGCATGCCGAACACGGAGGCGGAAACAATTCGAGTTTGACGGTGCACGTCGTTTCATCTGCGGACACCGACACGTATTCGGCGATCGCCGCGGCTATAGGTTCTCTCAAAGGAAGACGGCACGGAGGGGCGAATATCCGCGTCATGGAAATGATGGACGACATCAAATCTCACGTAAAGGATTGGACGAGCGAAAAGCAGGTTCGCGATTATTTAATAAAAATCGCAAAACGCGAAGCGTTCGACGGCACGGGTTTGATTTACGGTATGGGGCACGCGGTGTACACGATCGACGATCCGAGAGCGGTGCTCCTTCGCGAGCGGGCGGCAAAACTCGCAAAAGAAAAAAAATGCGAAGCGGAATTCCGCCTCTACAACCTCATCGCAAAGGTTTCACCGGACGTTCTTGCCGAAGTGCACGGTGCCGACAAAAGAATCTGTCCGAACGTCGATTTTTATTCGGGCTTTGTGTATTCCATGCTTAATATTCCACGCGAACTCTACACACCCATCTTTGCGATTTCGCGTATTGCCGGCTGGAGCGCTCACCGTATCGAAGAGATCGTCGCAGGCGGCAGAATTTATCGGCCGGCGTATAAAAACGTGTGCGATGTGCGGGACTACATTCCGATCGAAAAGCGCGTAAAGTAA
- a CDS encoding pseudouridine synthase has protein sequence MIRLDKLLSHGGLGSRSSVKKLLRSGAVTVNGKSVFDSSMRVDEECDIVAADGKKIEIRKEVYLMMYKPSGYVCAKRDGLYRTVFDLLGDAYRTPFFEDNLHTIGRLDCDTEGLLILTTDGELTHRITSPKSECGKTYFVRLAKKVRSAEGSAYVSECAKGVHIAAEGREKEADCKSARLVWLGSGDEKDECTLTIYEGKFHEVKRIFSALGNEVVYLKRIAIGALRMDESLERGGCRELSEDEIELLSRI, from the coding sequence ATGATCCGCCTCGACAAACTGCTGTCGCACGGAGGTTTGGGCTCCCGCTCTTCCGTAAAAAAACTTCTCCGTTCGGGCGCCGTAACGGTAAACGGGAAAAGCGTATTCGACTCATCGATGCGTGTCGATGAAGAGTGCGATATCGTCGCCGCGGACGGTAAAAAAATCGAAATCCGAAAAGAAGTCTATCTCATGATGTACAAGCCTTCGGGGTATGTGTGCGCAAAGCGCGACGGACTTTACCGAACGGTTTTCGATTTGCTCGGCGACGCGTACCGTACGCCTTTTTTCGAAGACAATCTGCACACGATCGGAAGGCTTGACTGCGACACCGAAGGCCTGCTCATCCTTACAACCGACGGAGAGCTTACGCACCGTATCACTTCTCCGAAAAGCGAATGCGGAAAAACGTATTTTGTGCGCCTGGCAAAAAAAGTGCGAAGCGCGGAAGGATCGGCCTACGTTTCCGAATGTGCGAAAGGCGTGCACATAGCGGCGGAAGGAAGAGAAAAAGAAGCCGATTGCAAAAGCGCTCGCCTCGTATGGCTCGGAAGCGGCGATGAAAAAGACGAATGCACGCTTACGATCTACGAAGGAAAGTTTCACGAAGTAAAGCGTATCTTTTCCGCGCTCGGAAACGAAGTCGTCTATTTGAAGCGCATCGCGATCGGCGCACTTCGGATGGACGAAAGCCTTGAGCGGGGCGGCTGTCGCGAACTTTCGGAAGACGAAATCGAACTGCTTAGCCGCATCTGA
- a CDS encoding type II toxin-antitoxin system HicB family antitoxin: MTVVYPAIFTQTDDKKGTYLVSIPDLDGATEGYGLADAIGMAKDYIGNALYDKAELPAASTINDIDVQNSEFAQAGTSFVSLIDVDLEAFRRMEKSRNVRRNITLPEWLDDMATKAKINVSAVAQSALKEKLGVSH; this comes from the coding sequence ATGACTGTCGTATATCCGGCGATTTTTACACAAACAGACGATAAAAAAGGCACATATCTGGTGAGCATTCCCGACTTGGACGGAGCGACGGAGGGCTACGGTCTCGCCGATGCCATCGGTATGGCCAAAGATTACATAGGCAATGCATTGTACGACAAAGCGGAACTGCCCGCTGCCAGTACAATTAACGATATCGATGTACAAAACAGTGAATTTGCACAAGCGGGGACTTCGTTTGTGTCGCTTATAGATGTCGATTTGGAAGCTTTTCGCAGGATGGAAAAAAGCCGCAACGTCCGCCGTAATATCACCCTCCCCGAATGGCTCGACGATATGGCAACAAAAGCAAAAATAAACGTTTCGGCAGTCGCACAATCCGCTCTGAAAGAAAAATTGGGCGTATCGCACTGA
- a CDS encoding type II toxin-antitoxin system HicA family toxin — MKRKDLIKKLEAKGFIFYRHGGKHDIYKRGNNEEQVPRHTEINELLARKIIKKWEL; from the coding sequence GTGAAGCGGAAAGATTTGATAAAAAAACTGGAAGCTAAAGGTTTTATTTTCTATCGGCACGGCGGTAAGCACGACATCTATAAGCGCGGAAACAACGAAGAGCAAGTACCTCGGCATACGGAAATAAACGAACTTTTGGCAAGAAAGATTATCAAAAAATGGGAACTTTAA
- a CDS encoding DUF2141 domain-containing protein yields MKKTRTLFFRMMFFATFYFLYPQAADDKTLCDTEIVVTGIKENSGTIVISIHDSSESFRKHIPYRSVELAVTGEKAVYHIRLKAGDYAFCVYHDVNGDGKLNTNAIGIPKEPFGFSNYDGKGPPGNFKKHKVFIDGTATVNIPLVKMN; encoded by the coding sequence ATGAAAAAAACACGTACCCTATTTTTCCGCATGATGTTTTTTGCTACGTTCTATTTCCTGTATCCTCAAGCGGCGGACGATAAAACGCTCTGCGACACGGAAATCGTCGTTACCGGTATAAAGGAAAATTCGGGAACGATTGTTATAAGCATCCATGATTCCTCTGAAAGTTTTCGCAAACACATTCCGTATCGAAGCGTCGAATTGGCGGTGACGGGAGAAAAAGCCGTGTATCATATACGGCTCAAAGCCGGCGACTATGCTTTTTGCGTTTACCACGACGTCAACGGCGACGGAAAATTAAACACGAATGCGATCGGCATTCCCAAAGAACCGTTCGGCTTCAGTAACTACGACGGCAAGGGACCGCCCGGCAACTTCAAAAAACACAAGGTTTTTATAGACGGCACAGCGACGGTAAACATCCCGCTGGTAAAAATGAATTAA